AATTAATTCGGTATAATAGTTATTGATTGTATTTGTAGTGAAATCCACTTGGTGATGCTCCAATCGCAGGCCTATACTTAGGCGTGTTGAGTCCGAAAAATTGTGTGCGAATTGCGTGAATATCGCAATCGTTTCGCTGTCGTATTCAGACTCGATATAAGCATCATCGGCCCAGCCAGCGTAAATTTCGTCATAATAGATGCCGGAGTTTTCATTCATTGCGTGGTAGTAAAGCCCGATGGTCCAGCGATCGATCCAGCCCAAGGCATTTTCCTGCTCATTGGAATCGAGTCGCAGTTCTTGAGAAAATACATCACGGTCACGCTCAGTTGCTAAATAAGCTTTATAAGTGGCTGGCAGTGTGGGGTCTTTATCTATGATGTTTGACCAATCCGAATCAAAACTGTAAAGCGAATCCGAAGTCGTATAGCTGGTGATGCTAGTCAAGGTCGCATTTTCTAGACCAGCCCAAGTAATGCGAAAGCTACTACCGAAGGTCTCCTGCTCGTCATGGCCTGGTTCATCTGAATCGGTTTCTGACGGGTGATTCGATAGGTTGAACTCATCGAAGCCATTATCGACATCAGCATAGAATAGGGTTGCATCGAATTGCCAGTCATCGTTGGCGAGCCAGCGAACTTTTAAACGCGTCGTGAGTTCGTCGCGGGCATTCGTGTCGTCCTGATCGAGAAACTGGTTCTCGCGGAATCCATCCTGCTCCAGTTGATGCACGGATAGGCGGAAAGTCAGTTGCTCCGGGTCTGATTCGATGAGGGGACCACCGACTGCGATGCCGCCTGCGCGAAGGTTGTCATTGCCGACGGTGGCTTCGATTTGGCCAGTCCAGTAGGGAGTGGGCTCGTTGCTTACAATGCGAACGACACCACCCGCAGCGTTGGCACCGAAGGCGCCGGCTTGAGGGCCACGCAGCACTTCCACTTGTTCTACATCGAAGAGATTACCCACGGTGCCGACTCCGGTTAAGTCGAGGTCGTCGATCAAGAAGCGCACCGATGAATCCGGGGTCTCGCCTTCATACTGTGAATTTTCTCCGATGCCACGAATTTGGATGTAGCGTGGGCGAGACGAACCGCCGGTCCAGGTCAGATTGGGGATCGAGTTGACCACATCCTCGAAATGCTGGACTCCATTGTTTTCGAGCGCGGCCTGCTCGATTACAGTGACACTGGCGGTGGTTTGCTGAATGTCAGACTCCCATAACTCGCCGGTCACGACGGTGGTGGGCAGTATTTGAACATCCGCTTCTTGGGCGAAGGCGGCGCTGCTGATACTTAGTAGCGTGATGGCGCTGATGTATTGTTTCATTTTGGATCTCAATATTAGTGTTGTTGAGATCCGGCCTTGGGCGATTGAAGGTGAATCGCTCAAAAAAGGACGATCCATTCCTTTTCCTACGCCGGTGTCAACCGGATCAGGTTCAAAGGGATCGCTTCGGCACTATTCGAAGACATCTCAGACCCATGACAGGTCACCCCTAAGGAAGACCGCTAGACAAACGGGGCGGGCGTATCTTTGTCAAGTGCTAGTATTTAAGTGCAGTGTTGTGCCATGCGATTTTCAATGCTTGCCTAGGCTCCGGTGATGGGGTCAGCTAGTGCAATGTCTGAATTACCAAACTGTCCTAAATGTGACTCTGAATATACCTACGAAGATGGTAGCTTGATCGTGTGTCCCGATTGCGGGCATGAGTTTACGCTCGAATCTTTGCAGGAATCTAAGCAGGACGTGGTTGAATTCCGCGACGCTTTCGGTACGCCGCTGGCAGATGGCGACACCGTGACCGTGATTAAAGATCTCAAGGTGGGGGGCACTTCGTCCACGCTCAAGATCGGAACTAAGGTTAAGAATATCCGATTAGTCGGCGGAGATCATGATATCGATTGTAAAATTAAAGGCTTTGGCGGCATGAAGTTGAAGTCTGAATTTGTAAAGAAGGCCTGAGGCGCCCAGTTCAGATGGTTTCAGTTTCGAACAGTTTATGATGCACGTTTCTCTAGCACAATTTGAAGTTG
The nucleotide sequence above comes from Coraliomargarita algicola. Encoded proteins:
- a CDS encoding TonB-dependent receptor gives rise to the protein MKQYISAITLLSISSAAFAQEADVQILPTTVVTGELWESDIQQTTASVTVIEQAALENNGVQHFEDVVNSIPNLTWTGGSSRPRYIQIRGIGENSQYEGETPDSSVRFLIDDLDLTGVGTVGNLFDVEQVEVLRGPQAGAFGANAAGGVVRIVSNEPTPYWTGQIEATVGNDNLRAGGIAVGGPLIESDPEQLTFRLSVHQLEQDGFRENQFLDQDDTNARDELTTRLKVRWLANDDWQFDATLFYADVDNGFDEFNLSNHPSETDSDEPGHDEQETFGSSFRITWAGLENATLTSITSYTTSDSLYSFDSDWSNIIDKDPTLPATYKAYLATERDRDVFSQELRLDSNEQENALGWIDRWTIGLYYHAMNENSGIYYDEIYAGWADDAYIESEYDSETIAIFTQFAHNFSDSTRLSIGLRLEHHQVDFTTNTINNYYTELIDGKNSFEESNTLFGGKLTLEHDLNDNHTAFASAARGYKSGGANSGAFRLDFDPETYEDETLYNFELGLRSHWFDGRIISSLTGFYLQRQDAQLRDSQGSGGFFRYLTVNGDNAAHYGLESEITWYIDEAWTLYATLGLLGSDRDAYDTLESDEEVDETLDVDSDDDPITITVDSRDLANAPSYSYSVGLAYDRGDGFFGNAQIVAKDDYYESNSHNEKRDSFAVVNAALGYRWDNWTVTLWAKNLFDEEYTKRIFYFNNLDGGIKRYESLADPRTFGVTANYSW
- a CDS encoding zinc ribbon domain-containing protein YjdM produces the protein MSELPNCPKCDSEYTYEDGSLIVCPDCGHEFTLESLQESKQDVVEFRDAFGTPLADGDTVTVIKDLKVGGTSSTLKIGTKVKNIRLVGGDHDIDCKIKGFGGMKLKSEFVKKA